The sequence GCCGTACAGGGCACTGTAGGTGCCGATGAGACTCGTGTAGAGGGTGAAGCCGGCGGTGGCGAGGAGCCACAGGACGGTGGCGAGTACGCCGCCGGGCAGGCTGTAGCGGCGGCGCCGGGCGATGCGCGGGCCGTTGCTGAAGGCGACCCAGGCCAGCCCCGAGACGAGGCAGAGCAGGGCGGGCCAGCGCAGCACCCGCCAGGCGAGCGCGACCCCTTCGTCCAGGTGCAGCGCGCGGCCGATCGCGTCCACGACGGGGTTGCTCAGCACGAGCAGCAGCGCGGTGAGCACGAGCAGGCCGAGCAGGGCGAGGGCCGTGAGCACGATGCGGTGGGCGCGCTTCACCGGGGTGCGGGCGTCCGTCGTGCGGTGCATCCGGTGCAGGGAGCGCCGGAAGACCGCGAGGTAGCTGCACGCGGACCAGAAGGCGCTGAAGACGCCGGTGGCGATGAGCGGCCACGCCGTGGCGTTCTCGGTGAGCATCCGGGTGAGCAGGTCGTGCAACTGCGGGCCCGCCTGCCCGGGAGCGTAGTCCGTCAGATAGGCGATCAGGGTGCGTGCCGTGTCGGGCCCGAGGAGGGCGGAGGCGACGACGGTGACGAGCAGGGCGGGCAGCAGGGCGAGCATCGCGTAGTAGGTGAGCGCGGCGGCGTCGTCGGTGACGTCGTCGTTCCACAGGCTGAGCGGAGTACGGCGCAGGGCGGGCCACCAGTCGGCGGCGTATCGGAACATGGGGCGGTCCGGGGGGTGGACAGGGAGGGGGACGGGGTGCTGCGGGTGTCCCCCCGCCCGCTCGGTTCACGGGCCGGTGGAGCACCGTCCTTGCCGTCTACCCCCGCGATCGTCCACGCACTCCGCGAGGAAGTCCCGCACGGCCGGGAGCACGGCGAAGTGGTCGTGCCCGGTGCCGGGGACCGTGTCGAGCCGCGAGGCGATCCCGTGGTCGTGCCAGTTGGCGCGCAGCGCGCGGAGACGGGCGAGGCGGTGGACCGTGGGGGCCTCGTCGCCGGGCGCCAGTTCCTCGGTACGGGTGTCGTCGGCGCCGATGACGAACTGGACGGGCACCTCCCGCAGCCGGGCGGGATCGGCCTCGTACCCGAAGAGCCGCTTCGCGTCGGCGGTGCCCCGGGGCCACGGCGTGGCCGGGTCGAAGGGGGTCACGCGGCCGGGGGCGCCGACCGAGAGCGAGGCGAGGCGGCCGGGGTGCAGGCAGGCGAAGCGGTGGGCGAACTGGCCGCCGCCCGAGAAGCCGTGCAGGTGGAAGCGGTCGGTACGGATGTGCCAGCGGGCCGCCGCCTCCTCGACCATCGCGAGGAGCAGTGCGTCCGCCCGGTACCCGGAGGGCGAGAGCAGCTTGTAACCGTCCACGTCGTCGGGCCCGTCGATCCCGGCCGGGAAGAGCGGTGCGAGGACCACGCAGTCGTGCCGCTCGGCGAAGTCGGCGAAGGCGTCGCGCAGGGCCTGGGAGCGGCGCCCGGTGCCGTGGACGGCGACCACGAGCGCGCGCGGGGGGCCGTCGGGGGTGTGCCAGCGGGGGACCTGGAGGCAGAAGGAGAAGCGCGGGTCGGTGGAGAGGGCGAACTGCGGGGTCGCGCCGGTCAGGAGCGCGGTGCCGGGGTGGCCCGGGGGGAAGTCCCAGGGTGACAGGGGACGTGGGGAGGTCATGAGGCGGGCTCCGTCGCGACGGGGCGGGAGGTGGCGGGGGTCATCGCGGGTGCCGCTTCGAAGGCGAGGTCCATGAGCGGCGCGTACTGCTGGCCCGCGTAGCAGTCGGCGTCCCGCAGGGCGCCCTGGATCTCCGGGCGGGGCAGCGAGACCTTGACGGCGAGGGCGCGCGGGTGGTGCACGAGGAGGATGCGCGCCGGATCGGCCCCGTAGAGGCGCGAGAAGAGGTCCTTCGTGAGGAAGCCGCTCGCGGTGAGGGCCGCGTAGGCCGCCTCGTCATGACACATGAAGTCGAAGGTGAGGGTGAAGGGGCCCGCGTTCTTGGAGCGGACGAGGGAGCAGAGGTCCAGCAGGGTCGCCATGCTCAGATCTCCTCGGTGACGGTGCGGAAGAGTTCGGTGGGGGTGACGCCGGTGACGACGTGGTGGAGGGTGAAGCGGTACAGCGGGCCGCGGTCCGTCTCGGGGGGCGAGAAGGGGTAGGCGAGCGTCGAGACGAGGCCGTCGTACT comes from Streptomyces sp. Tu6071 and encodes:
- a CDS encoding YihY/virulence factor BrkB family protein, with product MFRYAADWWPALRRTPLSLWNDDVTDDAAALTYYAMLALLPALLVTVVASALLGPDTARTLIAYLTDYAPGQAGPQLHDLLTRMLTENATAWPLIATGVFSAFWSACSYLAVFRRSLHRMHRTTDARTPVKRAHRIVLTALALLGLLVLTALLLVLSNPVVDAIGRALHLDEGVALAWRVLRWPALLCLVSGLAWVAFSNGPRIARRRRYSLPGGVLATVLWLLATAGFTLYTSLIGTYSALYGSLAGIVVFLIWLWLSNLALLAGAQFAAELGKADRAEAEAEAGDGARKESELRLT
- a CDS encoding poly(aspartic acid) hydrolase gives rise to the protein MTSPRPLSPWDFPPGHPGTALLTGATPQFALSTDPRFSFCLQVPRWHTPDGPPRALVVAVHGTGRRSQALRDAFADFAERHDCVVLAPLFPAGIDGPDDVDGYKLLSPSGYRADALLLAMVEEAAARWHIRTDRFHLHGFSGGGQFAHRFACLHPGRLASLSVGAPGRVTPFDPATPWPRGTADAKRLFGYEADPARLREVPVQFVIGADDTRTEELAPGDEAPTVHRLARLRALRANWHDHGIASRLDTVPGTGHDHFAVLPAVRDFLAECVDDRGGRRQGRCSTGP
- a CDS encoding DUF4387 domain-containing protein, with translation MATLLDLCSLVRSKNAGPFTLTFDFMCHDEAAYAALTASGFLTKDLFSRLYGADPARILLVHHPRALAVKVSLPRPEIQGALRDADCYAGQQYAPLMDLAFEAAPAMTPATSRPVATEPAS